A genome region from Bradyrhizobium sp. WSM1417 includes the following:
- a CDS encoding L,D-transpeptidase, whose amino-acid sequence MSMRIAVALAATIGAGVLMSTAAQARPEMVGTHLADYSPGTIVVKTNERRLYLVLDSGHAVRYPVGVGKSGKQWAGTTRIDGKYRNPAWAPPAEVKRDKPSIPDVIPGGSPRNPMGVAAMTLSGGEYAIHGTNVPGSIGGFVSYGCIRMLNDDITDLYSRVSVGTTVVVTR is encoded by the coding sequence ATGTCGATGAGGATTGCTGTGGCGCTGGCCGCCACCATCGGGGCTGGGGTCTTGATGTCGACGGCGGCGCAGGCGCGGCCGGAAATGGTGGGAACGCACCTGGCCGACTATTCGCCGGGCACCATTGTGGTCAAAACCAACGAGCGTCGGCTCTATCTCGTTCTCGATAGCGGCCACGCCGTGCGCTATCCGGTCGGCGTCGGCAAGTCCGGGAAGCAGTGGGCCGGCACCACCCGCATCGACGGCAAGTACCGCAATCCGGCCTGGGCGCCGCCCGCCGAGGTGAAGCGCGACAAGCCGAGCATCCCGGACGTCATCCCGGGCGGCTCGCCGCGCAATCCGATGGGCGTCGCGGCCATGACCCTGTCCGGCGGCGAATATGCCATCCACGGCACCAACGTGCCGGGCTCGATCGGCGGCTTCGTCTCCTATGGCTGCATCCGCATGCTCAACGACGACATCACGGATCTCTACAGCCGCGTCTCGGTCGGCACGACGGTGGTCGTGACGCGCTGA
- the acs gene encoding acetate--CoA ligase: MSEKIYDVPAEWAKRAWVDQAKYKDMYARSISDPNGFWAEQAKRIDWMHAPTKIENVSFAPGNISIKWFEDGILNVAHNCIDRHLHSRANQTAIIWEGDDPSQSRHITYKELHDEVCRMANILRTRNVKKGDRVTIYLPMIPEAAYAMLACARIGAIHSVVFAGFSPDSLAQRINDCQSKVIITADEGLRGGKKVPLKANVDAALAKADGVDWVIVVKRTGGAVEMNPSRDLWYHDAAKMVTTECPVEHMHAEDPLFILYTSGSTGQPKGVLHTSAGYLVFAAMTHQYVFDYHDGDIYWCTADVGWVTGHSYILYGPLANGATTLMFEGVPNYPDNSRFWNVIDKHKVNIFYTAPTAIRALMQSGDAPVKKTSRASLRLLGSVGEPINPEAWEWYHRVVGDDRCPIVDTWWQTETGGILITPLPGATKLKPGSATQPFFGVVPEIVDADGNVLDGETSGNLCLTRSWPGQMRTVYGDHARFEQTYFSTYKGKYFTGDGCRRDADGYYWITGRVDDVINVSGHRMGTAEVESALVAHEKVSEAAVVGYPHDIKGQGIYAYVTLMAGIEPTEDLRKELVTWVRKEIGPIAAPDQIQFSPGLPKTRSGKIMRRILRKIAEDEPGSLGDTSTLADPGVVDDLVKNRQNKKSA; the protein is encoded by the coding sequence ATGTCCGAGAAGATCTACGACGTCCCCGCGGAATGGGCGAAGCGCGCCTGGGTCGACCAGGCCAAGTACAAGGACATGTACGCCCGCTCGATCTCGGACCCGAACGGTTTCTGGGCGGAGCAGGCCAAGCGCATCGACTGGATGCACGCGCCGACCAAGATCGAGAACGTCTCCTTCGCGCCCGGCAACATCTCGATCAAATGGTTCGAGGACGGCATCCTCAACGTCGCCCATAATTGCATCGACCGCCATCTCCACAGCCGCGCCAACCAGACCGCGATCATCTGGGAAGGCGACGATCCCTCACAATCCCGGCACATCACCTACAAGGAGCTGCACGACGAGGTCTGCCGGATGGCCAACATCCTGCGCACCCGGAACGTCAAGAAGGGCGACCGCGTCACCATCTACCTGCCGATGATTCCGGAGGCGGCCTACGCGATGCTGGCCTGCGCGCGGATCGGCGCGATTCACTCCGTGGTGTTCGCCGGCTTCTCGCCCGACAGCCTCGCCCAGCGCATCAACGACTGCCAGTCCAAGGTGATCATCACCGCGGATGAGGGCCTGCGCGGCGGCAAGAAGGTGCCGCTGAAAGCCAATGTCGACGCGGCGCTCGCCAAGGCAGACGGCGTCGACTGGGTCATCGTGGTCAAGCGCACCGGCGGCGCGGTCGAAATGAATCCCTCGCGCGACCTCTGGTACCACGACGCCGCCAAAATGGTGACGACGGAATGCCCGGTCGAGCACATGCACGCCGAGGATCCGCTGTTCATCCTCTACACCTCGGGCTCGACCGGCCAACCCAAGGGCGTGCTGCACACCTCCGCCGGCTACCTCGTGTTCGCCGCGATGACGCATCAATACGTCTTTGACTATCACGACGGCGACATCTACTGGTGCACCGCCGACGTCGGCTGGGTCACCGGCCACAGCTACATTCTCTACGGACCGCTCGCCAACGGCGCGACCACGCTGATGTTCGAAGGGGTGCCGAATTATCCGGATAATTCGCGATTCTGGAACGTCATCGACAAGCACAAGGTCAACATCTTCTATACCGCGCCGACGGCGATCCGCGCGCTGATGCAGAGCGGCGACGCGCCCGTGAAGAAGACCTCGCGCGCCAGCCTGCGCCTGCTCGGCTCGGTCGGCGAGCCGATCAATCCGGAAGCGTGGGAGTGGTATCACCGCGTTGTCGGCGACGACCGCTGCCCGATCGTCGACACCTGGTGGCAAACCGAGACCGGCGGCATTTTGATCACGCCGCTACCCGGCGCCACGAAGCTCAAGCCGGGCTCGGCGACGCAGCCGTTCTTCGGCGTGGTGCCCGAGATCGTCGACGCCGACGGCAACGTGCTGGACGGCGAGACATCCGGCAATCTGTGCCTGACGCGGTCATGGCCGGGCCAGATGCGCACGGTCTATGGCGACCACGCCCGCTTCGAGCAGACTTACTTCTCGACCTACAAGGGCAAGTATTTCACGGGCGACGGCTGCCGACGCGATGCCGACGGTTATTACTGGATCACTGGCCGCGTCGACGACGTCATCAACGTCTCCGGCCACCGCATGGGCACGGCGGAAGTCGAGAGTGCACTGGTCGCACACGAGAAGGTCTCTGAAGCCGCCGTGGTCGGTTACCCGCACGACATCAAGGGCCAGGGCATCTACGCCTATGTGACCCTGATGGCCGGCATCGAGCCAACCGAGGATCTGCGCAAGGAGCTCGTCACCTGGGTCCGTAAGGAGATCGGCCCGATCGCTGCGCCCGACCAAATCCAGTTCTCGCCCGGCCTGCCAAAAACCCGCTCGGGCAAGATCATGCGCCGCATCCTGCGCAAGATCGCCGAGGACGAGCCGGGCAGCCTGGGCGACACCTCGACCCTGGCCGATCCCGGCGTGGTCGACGACCTCGTCAAGAACCGGCAGAACAAGAAGTCGGCGTAA
- a CDS encoding DNA topoisomerase IB gives MMDQQNLGTLRPASADPAAIALAKALGQWPKPAGSGRPSPKKAFDTAPAATVEALAKELGLRLGDQNELTIRRIRRGKGYSFVRPNGVHIRDARTIRRLHSMAVPPAYREVRYSADPSTHLQAVGRDAAGRLQYRYHADWEKVREQRKAHRLEKLVGALPKIRRKVSAFLSGDEPTREFALSAVIELIARTAIRPGNESYARLNGTRGATTLLKSNVSLEDDSFVLTFKAKGGKAVRKECDAAKLVRAIGILQGVPGKRMFQYRDPYGIVRAVSTTQVNAFLREIAGIKISLKDFRTLMASAVVVESLSRITPATSQRGRKKQVLEAIRGAADQLSNTPAICRKSYVHDTIVTAFEDGILERFAATMKGQRSQARREQLLQQVVATAAV, from the coding sequence ATGATGGATCAGCAGAATCTCGGGACTTTGCGGCCCGCTTCAGCCGATCCTGCAGCCATTGCGCTGGCCAAAGCCCTCGGACAATGGCCGAAACCGGCCGGCTCCGGCCGTCCCAGTCCGAAAAAAGCGTTCGACACGGCGCCTGCGGCGACGGTCGAGGCCCTCGCCAAGGAACTGGGCCTGCGGCTCGGCGACCAGAACGAGCTGACCATTCGCCGCATCAGGCGCGGCAAGGGCTATTCCTTCGTGCGGCCCAACGGCGTCCACATCCGCGATGCCCGCACCATTCGGCGGCTGCATTCGATGGCAGTGCCGCCGGCCTATCGCGAGGTGCGCTACTCGGCCGATCCGAGCACGCATCTTCAGGCGGTGGGACGCGATGCCGCGGGCCGGCTGCAATATCGCTATCACGCCGATTGGGAGAAGGTCCGCGAGCAACGCAAGGCGCATCGCCTGGAGAAGCTCGTCGGCGCGCTGCCCAAGATCCGGCGCAAGGTCTCGGCGTTCCTGTCGGGCGACGAGCCGACCCGCGAGTTCGCGCTCTCGGCCGTCATCGAACTGATTGCGCGCACCGCGATCCGCCCCGGCAACGAATCCTATGCCCGTCTCAACGGCACCCGCGGCGCCACCACGCTGCTGAAGTCCAACGTCTCGCTGGAAGACGACAGCTTCGTGCTGACCTTCAAGGCGAAGGGCGGCAAGGCCGTGCGCAAGGAGTGCGACGCGGCCAAGCTCGTGCGCGCCATCGGCATTTTGCAGGGCGTTCCCGGCAAGCGCATGTTCCAGTATCGCGATCCCTATGGCATCGTGCGTGCGGTTAGCACCACCCAGGTGAACGCGTTTCTGCGCGAGATCGCCGGCATCAAGATCTCGCTGAAGGATTTCCGCACGCTGATGGCTTCCGCCGTCGTCGTGGAATCGCTGTCGCGGATCACGCCGGCGACCAGCCAGCGCGGCCGCAAGAAGCAGGTGCTGGAGGCGATCCGCGGCGCTGCCGATCAGCTCTCCAACACGCCGGCGATCTGCCGCAAGAGCTATGTTCACGACACCATCGTCACCGCGTTCGAGGACGGCATCCTCGAACGCTTCGCTGCGACCATGAAGGGCCAGCGCTCGCAGGCCAGGCGCGAGCAACTTTTGCAGCAGGTGGTGGCGACCGCGGCGGTCTAA
- a CDS encoding SRPBCC domain-containing protein, with protein sequence MTEPFIVRRETQIAAPRATVFAYLTDPEKILSWMGSDATTEPHPGGLYLLKGIGPRGGVARGAFREVVPVHRLAYTFGWEGGQEVPPGSSLIEIDLIERDGGTLLRMTHSGLPTEEQAAAHTTGWAHYLGRLTTAAAGGDPGPDNGVSNKA encoded by the coding sequence ATGACCGAACCGTTCATAGTGCGACGCGAAACCCAGATCGCGGCCCCACGTGCCACCGTTTTCGCCTACCTGACCGACCCCGAGAAGATTTTGAGCTGGATGGGTTCCGACGCGACCACGGAGCCGCATCCCGGCGGACTGTATCTGCTCAAAGGCATCGGCCCCCGCGGCGGCGTCGCCCGCGGCGCGTTCCGCGAAGTCGTGCCGGTGCATCGTCTCGCCTACACGTTTGGATGGGAGGGCGGCCAGGAAGTGCCGCCCGGCTCGAGCCTGATTGAGATCGACCTGATTGAACGCGACGGCGGCACATTGCTGCGCATGACCCATAGCGGGCTGCCGACCGAGGAACAGGCTGCCGCACACACGACGGGATGGGCGCATTATCTGGGACGGCTCACGACGGCCGCCGCGGGCGGCGATCCCGGTCCCGACAACGGCGTTTCCAACAAGGCGTAA
- a CDS encoding adenylate/guanylate cyclase domain-containing protein, whose product MHLSPTLAWLVDAAADSAGADRLLADLGAHLVADGVPLAAGSLTLQVPHPLIAKRTWLWRAESGRVIEALGFAPGGLAPDPPNDAGRRWLRDIAEGEVHEDLVGRPDGPLLGWIGPRPFTADETEQLRQAARFAATPLAVLAARATLRATLDAYLGKRSAERVLAAPLRRDLGETIQAALLYADLRNFTLLSETTPPAGVIAALDAWFDRIAGAVHAFGGEVLKFIGDGVLAIFPVVGASPRQACDAALRAASAAEAGMAYLNAERRAQGLPPLAFGAALHLGEMLWGNIGAANRLDFTAIGPAVNLASRLEGLCKPLGRTVMVSGALAAETDMPLIALGSHALRGIAAPCEVFALPEKQAPIS is encoded by the coding sequence ATGCACCTCTCGCCGACGCTCGCCTGGCTTGTCGATGCCGCCGCCGATAGCGCCGGGGCCGACCGCCTGCTCGCGGACCTCGGCGCACATCTGGTCGCCGACGGCGTGCCGCTTGCGGCAGGCAGCCTGACACTCCAGGTGCCACATCCGCTGATCGCGAAGCGGACATGGTTGTGGCGCGCGGAGAGCGGCCGGGTGATCGAAGCGCTCGGCTTCGCACCAGGCGGCCTCGCGCCCGACCCGCCCAACGATGCCGGCCGCCGCTGGCTGCGCGACATCGCGGAGGGTGAGGTGCACGAAGATTTGGTCGGCCGGCCCGACGGGCCGTTGCTTGGTTGGATTGGGCCGCGTCCATTCACCGCGGACGAGACCGAGCAATTGCGCCAGGCCGCGCGCTTTGCCGCGACGCCTCTTGCGGTGCTTGCCGCGCGTGCAACCTTGCGCGCGACGCTTGATGCCTATCTCGGCAAGCGCAGCGCGGAGCGGGTGCTGGCGGCACCCCTGCGGCGCGATCTCGGCGAGACCATTCAGGCCGCGCTACTCTATGCCGATCTGCGCAACTTCACGCTCCTGTCGGAAACCACGCCACCTGCCGGCGTCATCGCGGCGCTCGATGCCTGGTTCGATCGCATCGCCGGTGCGGTCCACGCTTTCGGCGGCGAGGTGCTGAAATTCATCGGCGACGGCGTGCTCGCGATCTTTCCGGTGGTCGGGGCGTCACCGCGCCAAGCGTGCGATGCAGCTCTGCGTGCCGCGAGCGCAGCCGAAGCCGGGATGGCCTATCTCAACGCGGAGCGCCGTGCCCAGGGTCTGCCGCCGCTCGCGTTCGGCGCGGCGCTGCATCTTGGCGAGATGCTATGGGGCAATATCGGCGCGGCCAACCGGCTCGATTTCACGGCGATCGGTCCCGCCGTCAATCTCGCCAGCCGGCTCGAAGGATTGTGCAAGCCGCTCGGCAGAACCGTGATGGTGTCGGGCGCGCTCGCCGCGGAGACGGACATGCCTCTGATCGCGCTCGGATCGCATGCGCTGCGCGGCATTGCCGCGCCATGCGAGGTGTTTGCGCTGCCGGAGAAGCAAGCTCCGATATCGTAG
- a CDS encoding EVE domain-containing protein: MAYWLVKSEPSVWSWDQQVAKGAKGEAWTGVRNYTARQNLVAMKKGDKAFFYHSNEGKEIVGIAEIVKEAYLDPTDKTEKFVCVDIKADKPLKSPVTMAAIKAEKKLADMALVKYSRLSVQPVTAEEWKLVCKMGGM; the protein is encoded by the coding sequence ATGGCGTACTGGCTGGTGAAATCCGAGCCATCGGTGTGGTCCTGGGACCAGCAGGTGGCGAAAGGCGCCAAGGGTGAAGCCTGGACCGGCGTACGCAATTACACCGCGCGTCAGAATCTCGTCGCGATGAAGAAGGGCGACAAGGCGTTCTTCTATCATTCCAACGAGGGCAAGGAGATCGTTGGCATCGCGGAGATCGTCAAGGAAGCCTACCTCGATCCGACCGACAAGACCGAAAAATTCGTCTGCGTCGACATCAAGGCCGACAAGCCGTTGAAGAGTCCGGTGACGATGGCCGCGATCAAGGCCGAGAAGAAGCTCGCCGACATGGCGCTGGTGAAATATTCCCGCCTTTCGGTGCAGCCGGTGACGGCCGAGGAATGGAAGCTCGTCTGCAAGATGGGCGGGATGTAG
- a CDS encoding NAD(P)H-dependent glycerol-3-phosphate dehydrogenase codes for MTAFRSVAVIGAGAWGTALAMVAARAGRNVTLWARNPEHATRIASSRDNPRLPGVRLAPEIVVTSELALAAQADMLLIAVPAQHLRGAVNMLASHLEKPVPIIACAKGMEHGTHKFMTDVIVEAAPHAQPAILSGPSFADDVARGLPTAVTLAAREEALANSLVQALGSPTFRPYHSTDVRGVEIGGAAKNVLAIAVGIAVGRKLGASAQAALTTRAFAELTRLGRALGARSETLTGLSGLGDLILTCSSPQSRNFALGLALGRSEQPPAGKLAEGEFTAPVLIELAASQRIEMPVSEAVASILTGRSTIDAAISGLMTRPFKAEE; via the coding sequence ATGACCGCGTTCCGATCTGTTGCGGTGATCGGCGCGGGCGCCTGGGGCACGGCGCTGGCGATGGTGGCGGCGCGGGCCGGACGGAACGTGACGCTGTGGGCGCGCAATCCCGAGCACGCGACGCGGATCGCATCCAGCCGCGACAATCCGCGGCTGCCCGGCGTGCGGCTTGCTCCGGAGATCGTCGTGACGAGCGAACTGGCGCTCGCCGCGCAGGCGGACATGCTGCTGATCGCCGTGCCCGCGCAGCATCTGCGCGGTGCTGTCAACATGCTCGCCTCGCACCTGGAAAAGCCGGTGCCGATCATTGCCTGCGCCAAGGGCATGGAGCACGGCACCCATAAATTCATGACCGACGTGATCGTCGAGGCCGCGCCTCACGCGCAGCCGGCGATCCTGTCGGGCCCGAGCTTTGCCGACGATGTCGCGCGTGGCCTGCCGACCGCGGTCACGCTGGCTGCGAGGGAGGAAGCGCTGGCCAACAGCCTGGTACAGGCGCTGGGCTCGCCGACGTTCCGGCCCTATCACTCCACCGATGTCCGCGGCGTCGAGATCGGCGGCGCCGCCAAAAACGTGCTCGCGATCGCGGTCGGCATCGCGGTCGGGCGCAAGCTCGGCGCTTCCGCCCAAGCCGCACTCACCACCCGCGCCTTTGCCGAGCTGACACGCCTCGGCCGCGCGCTCGGCGCACGCAGCGAAACACTCACGGGGTTGTCTGGCCTCGGCGATCTGATCCTGACCTGCTCGAGCCCACAATCGCGCAATTTCGCGCTCGGCCTGGCGCTTGGCCGCAGCGAGCAGCCGCCCGCCGGCAAGCTTGCCGAAGGCGAATTCACCGCGCCGGTACTGATCGAGCTCGCGGCTTCACAACGCATCGAAATGCCGGTATCGGAGGCCGTCGCATCGATCCTGACCGGCAGAAGCACGATCGACGCCGCGATCTCGGGGCTCATGACGCGACCTTTCAAGGCAGAGGAATGA
- the tsaD gene encoding tRNA (adenosine(37)-N6)-threonylcarbamoyltransferase complex transferase subunit TsaD: protein MLVLGIETTCDETAAAVIERAPDGSGKILSNIVWSQVEEHARFGGVVPEIAARAHVDLLDGIIDRAMTEAGIDFAQLDGVAAAAGPGLIGGVIVGLTTAKAIAMVHDTPLVAVNHLEAHALTPRLTDALEFPYCLFLASGGHTQIVAVTGVGQYVRLGTTVDDAIGEAFDKVAKMLGLPYPGGPQVERAAANGDPARFAFPRPLQGRPDANFSLSGLKTAVRNEASRLAEITPQDVSDLCASFQAAVLDSTADRLSVGLKLFREQFGAPRALVAAGGVAANQAIRDALHDVASKAGTQLIMPPPALCTDNGAMIAWAGAERLALGMTDTMEAQPRARWLLDANATAPAGYGKTRAGY from the coding sequence ATGCTGGTACTGGGCATCGAAACCACCTGCGACGAGACCGCCGCGGCGGTAATCGAGCGTGCGCCTGACGGCAGCGGCAAGATCCTGTCCAATATCGTGTGGTCGCAGGTCGAGGAGCATGCCCGTTTCGGGGGCGTGGTACCGGAGATCGCGGCCCGCGCCCATGTCGACCTGCTCGACGGCATCATCGACCGCGCCATGACTGAGGCCGGCATCGACTTCGCCCAGCTCGACGGTGTCGCGGCCGCCGCAGGCCCGGGACTGATCGGCGGCGTCATCGTCGGGCTCACCACCGCGAAGGCGATCGCGATGGTGCACGACACGCCGCTGGTCGCGGTGAACCATCTGGAAGCGCATGCGCTGACACCGCGCCTGACCGACGCACTCGAATTTCCCTATTGCCTGTTTCTCGCCTCGGGCGGCCATACCCAGATCGTTGCCGTCACCGGCGTCGGCCAGTATGTGCGGCTCGGCACCACCGTCGACGATGCGATCGGCGAAGCCTTCGACAAGGTCGCGAAGATGCTGGGCCTGCCCTATCCGGGCGGGCCGCAGGTCGAGCGCGCGGCAGCCAACGGCGATCCGGCGCGATTTGCGTTTCCGCGGCCGCTGCAGGGACGCCCCGACGCCAACTTCTCGCTCTCGGGATTGAAGACGGCGGTGCGCAACGAAGCGAGCCGGTTGGCCGAGATCACGCCGCAGGACGTCAGCGATCTCTGCGCGAGCTTTCAGGCTGCCGTGCTCGACTCCACCGCCGACCGGTTGAGCGTCGGCCTCAAACTCTTCCGCGAGCAGTTCGGCGCGCCGCGTGCGCTGGTGGCGGCCGGCGGTGTCGCTGCCAATCAGGCGATCCGCGACGCGCTGCATGACGTTGCGAGCAAAGCCGGTACACAATTGATCATGCCGCCGCCGGCGCTCTGCACCGACAACGGTGCGATGATCGCCTGGGCCGGCGCCGAACGTCTCGCACTCGGCATGACCGACACGATGGAAGCACAGCCCCGCGCGCGCTGGCTGCTCGATGCGAACGCGACGGCACCCGCCGGATACGGCAAGACGCGCGCGGGATACTAG
- a CDS encoding uroporphyrinogen-III synthase, which yields MSILVTRPHPDNEATSENLRARGHVVLLAPVLKFEPVAFHPESETSYSAVIVTSANAIRAVAPQLRDLGLLELPLFAVGEHTAVAARDAGFAEVAVAGGDAAALRDKVMQSARDKRLKKKSTLLYLAGADLSRDLGGELGAEGFNVVTHTTYRMAPVKLLPRDVCEGFAAHGIEAVLHYSRRSARAFLEAARGEGVEISALAIPQCCLSETVAGVLREAGASQVLVAATPDENALFDTLERALRTRLA from the coding sequence ATGTCCATTCTTGTCACACGGCCCCATCCCGACAATGAGGCGACGTCGGAAAATCTGCGGGCACGGGGGCATGTGGTGCTGCTGGCGCCGGTGCTCAAGTTCGAGCCGGTCGCCTTCCATCCCGAGAGTGAAACAAGCTACAGCGCCGTCATTGTCACATCGGCCAATGCGATCCGTGCCGTCGCGCCGCAATTGCGGGACCTTGGTCTGCTGGAGCTGCCGCTGTTCGCGGTCGGCGAGCACACGGCCGTCGCCGCGCGCGATGCCGGCTTTGCCGAGGTTGCCGTCGCCGGCGGCGATGCCGCGGCCTTGCGCGACAAGGTGATGCAGAGCGCGCGCGACAAGCGGCTGAAGAAAAAGAGCACGTTGCTCTATCTCGCGGGCGCGGATCTGTCGCGCGATCTCGGCGGTGAGCTGGGCGCCGAAGGCTTCAACGTCGTCACGCACACGACCTATCGCATGGCGCCGGTCAAACTGTTGCCGCGCGATGTCTGTGAGGGCTTTGCCGCCCATGGGATCGAGGCGGTGCTGCATTACTCCCGGCGCAGTGCGCGGGCTTTCCTGGAGGCCGCGCGGGGCGAAGGCGTCGAAATCTCGGCTCTGGCGATCCCGCAATGCTGCCTGTCCGAGACGGTCGCCGGCGTGCTGCGCGAGGCCGGTGCCTCGCAGGTTCTGGTGGCGGCGACGCCGGACGAAAATGCCTTATTTGACACCTTGGAGCGTGCTTTGCGCACCCGTTTGGCGTAA
- a CDS encoding COG4223 family protein: protein MADDKPEDAGLAPESGRAKRIPPTIDLQATEVSTQPQEVAGEPEAATEQAAHEQAKSEGGNSQEEKSQEAKSGEAHAEPQPEPAEEESSVASASVSPSISPWVIAPFSGAVAAAIVIAVGWMLGWPAVQAPPAAPQVTGAAVEALSGRVAAVEAKAGKPATDPAVVARLDALEKSATSLRSDIASLRAQSDKTAGALNDTKSAPSAAAPDIAALNDRLAQLERASKTERAELAQQSEKIADAKTMDDKPLRHVVAAALLDVAVRHGDAYVSQLAAARSLAAKPDMLKPLDTFASSGIPTPVALSRELLSIVPKLSPPAEAPASGTGIVERLQAGASKLVRIERTDGVGNDRGAIVARVTAAALRNDFVEARRELKTLPEADRAPAQAWLDKADARDAALAASRKFADAAMADLVKPGQ, encoded by the coding sequence ATGGCCGACGACAAGCCTGAAGACGCAGGATTGGCTCCCGAGTCCGGCCGCGCCAAGCGCATCCCGCCCACCATCGACCTCCAGGCAACCGAGGTCTCGACCCAGCCGCAGGAGGTGGCGGGCGAGCCTGAGGCAGCGACCGAACAGGCCGCGCATGAGCAAGCCAAATCCGAAGGGGGCAACTCTCAGGAGGAAAAGTCTCAAGAGGCAAAGTCTGGAGAAGCTCATGCCGAGCCGCAGCCCGAACCTGCCGAGGAAGAGTCATCCGTTGCGTCCGCATCGGTATCGCCGTCAATTTCACCCTGGGTTATCGCTCCGTTCTCCGGCGCCGTGGCAGCCGCCATTGTGATCGCGGTCGGCTGGATGCTGGGCTGGCCTGCGGTGCAGGCGCCCCCGGCTGCTCCGCAAGTGACGGGCGCAGCCGTCGAGGCGCTGAGCGGGCGCGTGGCCGCAGTCGAAGCCAAGGCGGGCAAGCCTGCCACCGATCCGGCCGTGGTGGCGCGACTCGATGCGCTGGAGAAATCCGCAACGAGCCTGCGCAGCGACATCGCCAGTCTGCGCGCGCAGTCCGACAAGACCGCGGGCGCCCTCAACGACACGAAATCGGCGCCATCTGCTGCCGCGCCAGATATTGCCGCCCTCAATGATCGCCTCGCGCAGCTCGAGCGTGCCAGCAAGACCGAACGTGCCGAACTCGCGCAGCAAAGCGAGAAGATCGCCGACGCAAAGACGATGGACGACAAACCGTTGCGCCATGTGGTGGCAGCGGCTCTGCTCGACGTCGCCGTTCGCCACGGCGATGCTTACGTATCGCAGCTCGCCGCCGCGCGGTCGCTGGCAGCAAAGCCGGATATGCTGAAGCCGCTCGACACCTTTGCATCGTCAGGCATTCCGACGCCAGTCGCGCTCAGTCGCGAGCTCCTCAGCATCGTGCCGAAATTGTCGCCGCCGGCGGAAGCCCCGGCCAGCGGCACCGGCATCGTCGAGCGTCTTCAGGCGGGGGCCTCGAAACTCGTCCGCATCGAGCGTACCGACGGGGTCGGCAACGACCGCGGCGCCATCGTCGCGCGGGTGACGGCGGCTGCGCTGCGCAACGATTTCGTCGAGGCACGGCGCGAGTTGAAGACGCTGCCCGAGGCCGATCGTGCACCGGCACAAGCCTGGCTCGACAAGGCCGATGCCCGTGACGCCGCGCTCGCCGCCTCACGCAAATTCGCCGACGCCGCCATGGCGGATCTCGTCAAGCCTGGTCAATAA